A genomic segment from Dermacentor silvarum isolate Dsil-2018 chromosome 11, BIME_Dsil_1.4, whole genome shotgun sequence encodes:
- the LOC125941448 gene encoding uncharacterized protein LOC125941448 gives MPASKRRKRYRNLPYGRRFSRRFCLEDWERSLYLYANPDGCPYDNSDYERALEERELLEYVDSVGPKRANGAWLLKLKTTEAKETVANIGALLVKGLYCAIVDPCQEETCLKVHGVPFHVSNETLRKTFRRFGAVKEVIREACPVKGLEDVEYTTRHISMRLKPTVKKKDVPLWRNIGDVAVQVFVPGRMPVCLTCGGPGHRRLLCPLERSFRGGRKRPYDDNAVSTDEKSGNLDNVSRSDDYVTSQNVETVLENFCHLRISDGGIGATPSQP, from the coding sequence ATGCCTGCGAGTAAACGTCGCAAAAGGTATCGAAACCTTCCGTACGGGCGAAGATTTTCGAGACGTTTTTGTTTAGAAGATTGGGAGCGGTCCCTTTACCTGTACGCTAACCCAGACGGGTGCCCGTACGACAACTCGGATTACGAGCGAGCGCTGGAAGAGCGCGAGCTTCTCGAGTACGTCGACTCTGTCGGACCGAAACGGGCCAACGGCGCGTGGTTGCTGAAGCTCAAGACGACCGAGGCCAAGGAAACCGTGGCGAACATTGGGGCCCTGCTCGTGAAAGGACTGTACTGCGCTATCGTCGATCCCTGCCAGGAGGAGACGTGCCTAAAAGTGCACGGTGTTCCGTTCCACGTGTCCAACGAAACTCTGCGGAAAACGTTTCGGCGTTTCGGCGCCGTTAAAGAAGTGATTCGCGAGGCGTGTCCCGTGAAAGGGCTCGAAGATGTCGAATACACCACCCGGCACATTAGCATGCGCCTCAAGCCGACggtcaagaagaaagacgtgccACTTTGGCGGAACATTGGCGACGTGGCGGTTCAAGTTTTTGTCCCAGGGCGAATGCCAGTATGCCTAACGTGCGGTGGGCCTGGTCATCGACGCCTGCTGTGCCCATTGGAGCGATCATTCAGAGGCGGCAGAAAACGACCGTATGACGACAATGCAGTCTCGACTGACGAAAAAAGTGGTAACCTTGACAACGTCAGCAGGAGTGATGACTATGTTACCTCGCAGAACGTGGAAACAGTGTTGGAAAATTTCTGTCATCTCAGAATTTCTGACGGTGGAATTGGAGCGACGCCTTCGCAGCCTTGA